A single genomic interval of Lacrimispora sphenoides JCM 1415 harbors:
- a CDS encoding IS256 family transposase: MSDNIIQLNQELIHNELKDLVRNSVEETLNALLDHEADELVNAEKYERSGDRKGYRSGHYNRNFQTTSGEVNLKMPKLKGVQFETAIIERYRRRECSVEEALIEMYLAGVSVRRVEDITEALWGTKVSPGTISNLNKKAYEHIETWRSRKLTSSYPYVYVDGVYLKRSWGGEIQNVSILVAIGVNEDGCREIIGAAEGMKEDRESWKTFFIWLKERGLSGVRLIVGDKCLGMLESIPEVFPEAMYQRCTVHFYRNIFSVTPRNKMKEVSMMLKAIHSQECKSSAREKAAQVAEKLREMKLTSAAKKVEDGIEETLSYMDFPFQHWTRIRTNNTIERLNREIKRRTRAIGAFPDGQSALMLVCARLRHVAGTQWGIKRYMNMNHLREMDIQKKSDIIAG, encoded by the coding sequence TTGAGGAAACCCTCAATGCTTTGCTCGATCATGAAGCAGATGAACTCGTCAATGCTGAAAAATATGAGCGCTCGGGTGATCGCAAAGGGTATCGTTCTGGCCATTACAACCGAAACTTTCAGACCACATCTGGCGAGGTCAACCTAAAGATGCCCAAGCTAAAGGGGGTTCAGTTTGAAACCGCCATCATCGAACGCTATCGTCGCAGAGAATGCTCTGTAGAAGAAGCACTCATTGAAATGTATCTTGCGGGTGTTTCTGTTCGCCGTGTTGAGGACATCACCGAGGCATTATGGGGAACCAAAGTTTCTCCTGGAACAATAAGTAACCTAAATAAGAAAGCTTATGAGCACATTGAAACATGGCGAAGCCGCAAACTTACCAGTTCTTATCCATATGTCTATGTTGATGGTGTCTACCTAAAGCGAAGTTGGGGAGGTGAGATCCAGAACGTCTCAATCCTGGTCGCCATCGGCGTCAATGAAGATGGTTGTCGCGAAATCATAGGTGCTGCTGAAGGAATGAAAGAAGATCGAGAAAGCTGGAAGACATTCTTTATATGGCTAAAAGAACGTGGGCTTTCAGGAGTCCGCCTCATTGTCGGCGACAAGTGCCTTGGAATGCTGGAATCCATTCCAGAAGTATTTCCAGAAGCTATGTATCAACGGTGTACCGTTCACTTCTACCGTAATATTTTTTCCGTAACACCCCGGAACAAAATGAAGGAAGTATCTATGATGCTAAAAGCCATTCATTCCCAGGAATGTAAATCATCTGCTCGCGAAAAAGCTGCACAGGTAGCAGAAAAACTACGTGAAATGAAGCTAACATCAGCTGCCAAAAAAGTTGAAGATGGTATTGAAGAAACCCTGTCTTATATGGATTTCCCATTTCAGCACTGGACAAGAATCAGAACTAATAACACGATCGAACGTCTCAATCGTGAGATCAAACGAAGGACAAGAGCGATCGGGGCTTTTCCCGATGGTCAGAGTGCCTTAATGCTAGTATGTGCCAGGCTCCGTCACGTAGCGGGAACCCAGTGGGGAATCAAACGCTATATGAATATGAACCATCTCCGAGAAATGGATATCCAGAAAAAGTCTGATATCATAGCCGGTTAA